One Ornithorhynchus anatinus isolate Pmale09 unplaced genomic scaffold, mOrnAna1.pri.v4 scaffold_88_arrow_ctg1, whole genome shotgun sequence genomic window carries:
- the LOC107546817 gene encoding vomeronasal type-2 receptor 26-like, with product MHLRLDFSTTHILRGGDYSTVSTTFFQLISIGITNAVPLEMLHEFLSKVQFDNTVGEPVFLDENHRSTAKFEILNFVISPNGTCELVKVGEMDSQAPLTKMLSSAPRSWCNRSCGPGFRKRAQQGEAVCCYFCVRCPEGEISNQTGRCQCVKCGEDQYSNMERHGCLHKAVTFLSHKEPLGLILVCTSLSFSLLTALVFGIFIKHRDTPIVRANNRNLSYTLLLSLMLCFLCALTFIDQPTPASCLLRQMAFGVVFTMAVSSILAKTFPVVLAFRATSLGSRVRRWVGPRASTSTVLSCSLVQVTICMIWLGTAPPFLEVDVHSEPRLIIVECNEGSVTAFYCLLGYLGVLALVSFTVAFLARRLPNSFNEAKFITFGMLVFCSVWASFLPAYQSTKGKAMVAVEIFSILASGAGLLSCIFFPKCYVIPLQPNRNTWEWLKRK from the exons CTCCATGAGTTTCTGAGCAAAGTCCAGTTTGACAATACTGTGGGGGAACCAGTGTTTCTGGATGAGAACCACAGGTCTACTGCAAAATTTGAGATTCTGAACTTTGTGATCTCTCCCAATGGAACTTGTGAGTTGGTGAAAGTCGGGGAGATGGACTCCCAGGCACCCCTGACCAAGATGTTGTCATCA GCTCCACGTTCATGGTGCAACAGGAGCTGTGGACCCGGATTCAGAAAACGTGCCCAGCAAGGGGAGGCCGTCTGCTGTTATTTTTGTGTCCGGTGCCCAGAGGGGGAGATTTCCAACCAGACAGGAAGGTGT CAGTGTGTGAAATGTGGTGAAGATCAGTATTCAAACATGGAGAGACATGGCTGCCTCCACAAAGCGGTGactttcctgtcccacaaggaacctTTGGGTCTGATCCTGGTCTgcacatctctctccttctctctcctcacagcCCTGGTTTTTGGGATCTTCATTAAGCACCGAGATACCCCCATAGTGCGAGCCAATAACCGCAATCTCAGctacaccctcctcctctccctcatgctCTGCTTTCTCTGTGCTCTGACCTTCATCGACCAACCCACTCCGGCTTCTTGCCTCCTTCGACAAATGGCCTTTGGGGTCGTGTTCACCATGGCTGTCTCCTCCATCTTGGCCAAAACCTTCCCCGTGGTTCTGGCCTTCAGGGCCACGAGCTTGGGGAGCAGGgtcaggaggtgggtggggcccAGAGCCTCAACCTCAACAGTCCTGTCCTGTTCCCTGGTCCAAGTGACCATCTGCATGATCTGGTTGGGCACTGCTCCCCCCTTCCTGGAGGTGGATGTGCACTCTGAGCCCAGACTCATCATTGTTGAGTGTAACGAGGGCTCCGTGACTGCCTTCTACTGCCTTCTGGGCTACCTGGGCGTTCTGGCTCTGGTGAGCTTCACTGTGGCTTTCCTGGCCAGGAGGCTGCCCAACAGTTTCAACGAGGCCAAGTTCATCACATTTGGCATGCTGGTGTTCTGCAGCGtctgggcctccttcctccccgcaTACCAGAGCACCAAGGGGAAAGCCATGGTGGCCGTGGAGATCTTCTCCATCTTGGCCTCTGGTGCTGGACTTCTCAGCTGCATCTTCTTCCCCAAGTGCTACGTGATCCCGCTGCAGCCTAACAGGAACACCTGGGAGtggttgaagaggaaatga